The Branchiostoma floridae strain S238N-H82 chromosome 10, Bfl_VNyyK, whole genome shotgun sequence genome has a segment encoding these proteins:
- the LOC118424369 gene encoding ASNSD1 upstream open reading frame protein-like: MATGPRKDEVERQMNEQTVLEIELRTVKQDKRVYKQQQNSNVFFREDKTKLLSECKKTMDELRKEYQEIQQDAER; encoded by the exons atggcaacaggtcCAAGAAAGGATGAAGTTGAACGTCAG ATGAATGAACAGACTGTTCTTGAAATTGAGCTGAGGACTGTTAAGCAGGACAAG AGAGTTTACAAGCAGCAGCAGAACAGCAATGTGTTCTTCAGAGAGGACAAGACTAAGCTACTTAGTGAATGTAAAA AAACCATGGATGAACTCAGGAAGGAGTACCAGGAAATACAGCAAGATGCGGAGAGATGA
- the LOC118424370 gene encoding F-box/LRR-repeat protein 4-like, producing the protein MSIYDLSDPLLLQIFQYLDHRDVCLALRQTCQQWHRLSYDFTLWQRLRFSGFNQLRNEHFLPLLRYYGDSIQEIDISGCKGLDALGFHAISEHCKSLRKLDLSGTYIAGEAFLKICEECPKIKELNIFDCHFISYKVLSSIPTCLQGLRKLSMLNRLDPLQYVLNRSSVISVYQSLIKNCKELVELDCKASDFVEDDIFTDGIANLYTLNLSHCTGISDEGIQSIAVSCSALRHLNLSHTYISNRGMEVIARCCKRLTHLNVSDCRNVTDMGVCVVAHSCHELRHLDVHGESWMALRPHSTGNITDVALKVLASWCPNLEYLDTTGCWGVTDDGVRAITTACKNLRHLEVRGCLSISDQSLISLADNSRELRSLNISECVKVTSAGLNLLMTKCTKLKFLKAETCHYLANLRFSCQVQHSVGCSCSQLPAKDVHGSSFTGQIFPKTLERHFQCIDEASTSSKGFQAQCRPKLEKCRITPCVLSHLDLSFCSNVADDSIQQVASFCRQLKYLSLMGCYLVTDKGIGHIAKHCKVLEHLNLSCSRTQRSKLTDQTLSELAEACRALKHLNLYNGVCFSEKGIGQLMTRCWSLRELCLTTGTRTKLDAEVICRAIMAARGDCIGKIEAEMDCQQRWPSLPSSPRIATMERNILFKFPRKSNV; encoded by the exons ATGAGTATCTACGACCTGAGCGACCCCCTCCTCCTCCAGATCTTCCAGTACCTGGACCATCGTGACGTCTGCCTCGCCTTACGCCAGACGTGTCAGCAGTGGCACCGCCTCAGCTACGACTTCACGCTCTGGCAGCGTCTCCGCTTCTCCGGCTTCAACCAGCTGCGAAACGAACACTTCCTGCCCCTCTTGCGTTACTACGGCGACAGCATACAGGAGATCGACATCAGCGGGTGCAAAGGACTAGACGCTCTCGGGTTTCACGCCATCTCAGAACACTGTAAAAGCTTGAGGAAGCTGGACTTATCCGGCACCTACATTGCAGGAGAAGCCTTTCTGAAGATTTGTGAAGAGTGCCCCAAAATCAAGGAGTTGAACATCTTCGACTGTCATTTCATATCGTACAAAGTGCTCTCTTCTATACCAACGTGTCTACAAGGGCTGAGGAAGCTTAGCATGCTAAATCGGTTAGATCCGCTACAGTACGTACTGAACAGGAGTTCCGTCATCTCGGTGTATCAGTCTCTGATCAAGAACTGTAAGGAGCTAGTCGAACTTGACTGCAAGGCGTCAGACTTTGTCGAAGATGATATCTTTACTGACGGAATAGCCAATCTCTACACTCTGAATCTGTCCCACTGTACGGGCATTTCAGACGAAGGTATCCAGTCTATAGCGGTCAGCTGCAGTGCCCTACGTCACCTAAACCTGTCACATACGTACATCAGTAACAGGGGAATGGAGGTCATAGCGCGCTGCTGCAAGCGTCTCACACATCTGAACGTTAGCGACTGCCGTAACGTCACTGACATGGGCGTGTGCGTGGTGGCGCACAGCTGTCATGAGCTCCGCCATCTTGACGTGCACGGGGAATCGTGGATGGCGCTGCGACCACACAGCACGGGAAACATCACCGACGTGGCGCTTAAGGTCCTTGCGTCGTGGTGTCCAAACCTGGAGTACCTTGACACCACGGGATGTTGGGGGGTTACAGACGACGGCGTTCGCGCGATCACCACGGCCTGTAAGAACCTTCGTCACCTTGAGGTACGTGGTTGTTTGTCTATCAGCGACCAATCGCTGATCAGCCTCGCAGACAACTCCAGAGAGCTGCGATCCCTCAACATATCGGAGTGCGTGAAAGTCACGTCCGCAGGTCTGAACCTCCTGATGACAAAATGCACCAAGCTGAAGTTCCTGAAAGCCGAAACCTGCCACTACCTCGCAAACTTGAGGTTCAGCTGCCAGGTGCAGCATTCCGTCGGATGTAGCTGCTCACAACTGCCTGCTAAGGACGTTCACGGGTCCTCCTTTACAGGGCAGATCTTCCCCAAGACACTTGAAAGGCATTTCCAGTGTATAGATGAAGCAAGCACTTCTTCAAAGGGGTTCCAAGCCCAATGCAGACCTAAGCTGGAGAAGTGTCGGATCACTCCGTGTGTGTTGAGCCATTTGGACCTGTCGTTTTGCTCCAACGTTGCCGACGACTCCATCCAGCAGGTGGCTTCTTTCTGCAGACAGCTGAAGTACCTGTCACTCATGGGCTGTTACCTGGTAACCGACAAAGGGATTG GTCACATTGCTAAGCACTGCAAGGTCCTGGAGCATCTCAACCTCTCATGCAGCCGTACCCAGCGGTCCAAGCTAACCGACCAGACGCTATCGGAGCTTGCAGAGGCGTGTCGTGCCCTTAAACACCTGAATCTGTACAATGGGGTCTGCTTCTCCGAGAAGGGTATCGGTCAGCTGATGACCCGGTGCTGGTCACTCAGGGAGCTGTGTTTGACCACCGGCACCCGGACCAAGCTGGACGCAGAAGTCATTTGCAGG GCAATCATGGCGGCACGGGGAGACTGTATCGGTAAGATCGAGGCCGAGATGGACTGTCAGCAGCGCTGGCCCTCGCTGCCGTCATCGCCTCGCATCGCTACCATGGAGCGCAACATCCTCTTCAAGTTCCCCAGGAAGAGCAACGTGTAG